A portion of the Naumovozyma castellii chromosome 2, complete genome genome contains these proteins:
- the FMP16 gene encoding Fmp16p (ancestral locus Anc_8.189) has product MFKLVARSTSSITARSASTQRLALVQSVCSVRNINTSHRKPNQDAEEAKEQKLFDKNKKRLDKMEHDKTYQEVKQPDCDVLRKRGDDARIEQNRPDDGNY; this is encoded by the coding sequence ATGTTTAAATTAGTCGCAAGATCTACAAGTTCAATCACAGCAAGAAGCGCTTCTACTCAAAGATTAGCATTGGTCCAGTCGGTATGCAGCGTTAGAAATATCAATACAAGCCATAGGAAACCAAATCAAGACGCGGAAGAGGCTAAAGAGCAGAAACTATTCGATAAGAACAAAAAGAGATTGGATAAGATGGAACACGATAAAACGTACCAGGAGGTCAAGCAACCTGATTGTGATGTCTTGAGAAAGAGAGGTGATGATGCCAGGATTGAACAGAACAGGCCAGATGACGGGAACTATTAG